In Biomphalaria glabrata chromosome 11, xgBioGlab47.1, whole genome shotgun sequence, the following proteins share a genomic window:
- the LOC106060520 gene encoding rhodopsin-like, with protein sequence MCYYPDEYEIYEIHSNVSTNSSRYMYETDGFLKHYLWFLCGIGLPGNLLTILVVLSHKPYRPATLLLGCLAIFDSAALITKLIESQILYNKFRLGWLGCKLIYIPSTVTASIANWTLALICAERCIAVCYPLKRLYLMTTRRSKCLLAVMSAVLGTYVSVLYALFMVDSNGEIVCVFQNIGIYTFLLVQYASHIIAPFILISCFTVLVIRQLHVMRNNRQELRRKRSINESPILRQESQENKMSLLMIGASLLYFIVNAPSCLFYTVIWPATCIPRHVWFYVKDLLYVINDSSHALNFFVYFALVKGFRSDLYKVISNVVKQRRRKLDDL encoded by the coding sequence TTATATGTACGAAACAGATGGCTTCCTAAAGCATTATTTATGGTTTCTATGTGGCATTGGGCTGCCTGGCAATCTACTCACTATATTGGTTGTACTGAGTCATAAGCCTTACAGGCCGGCCACCTTACTTCTCGGCTGCCTGGCGATATTTGACAGCGCTGCCTTGATCACCAAGCTGATAGAGTCACAGATTCTTTACAACAAATTCAGGCTCGGATGGTTGGGCTGCAAGCTGATTTACATTCCAAGCACTGTGACTGCTTCTATCGCCAACTGGACTCTGGCCTTGATCTGTGCCGAGCGCTGCATTGCTGTCTGCTACCCACTTAAACGTCTGTATCTCATGACGACAAGAAGAAGCAAATGTCTCCTGGCTGTGATGTCCGCGGTCTTGGGCACTTACGTCAGCGTACTTTACGCCCTGTTCATGGTGGACAGCAACGGGGAGATTGTCTGCGTCTTTCAGAACATCGGCATCTACACCTTCCTCCTTGTCCAGTATGCCTCACATATCATCGCCCCGTTCATTCTGATCAGCTGCTTCACAGTGCTGGTCATACGACAGCTTCACGTCATGCGTAACAACCGACAGGAGCTACGGAGGAAGCGCTCCATCAACGAGTCGCCCATCCTCCGGCAGGAGAGTCAAGAGAACAAGATGAGCCTCCTCATGATCGGCGCCTCCTTACTCTACTTCATCGTGAACGCGCCATCTTGTCTCTTCTACACCGTCATCTGGCCGGCGACCTGCATCCCGCGTCACGTCTGGTTCTACGTCAAGGACCTGCTCTACGTCATCAATGACTCATCGCACGccttaaacttttttgtctACTTCGCGCTGGTCAAGGGCTTCAGAAGTGACCTGTACAAAGTGATTTCCAATGTCGTAAAACAAAGACGCAGGAAACTGGATGACCTTTGA